The window gttgaatagaccggttgttataacaaaattatataggtacaAAATCCGTCGAATCGGATaattcagtctctacaaaatataactagcacttaaattttttaaaaatatcatattataaataaattcgcaaattcataatttaaattcaaattttacacataggtTATCTGACCGATTCATTTTTAGCGGTTTACACTGATTCATAAGGGTTCAATGACATTTTCGATCCAGCtcttgaaccagaccggttacctgaccGATTCTCGGTTCGACCGATTCGTTTGGCcagtccggtccggtttttaaaacaccgaaTGAAAACACAATAGTCAAtaatatgaatataaaattgaacttttaaattaatatagtaaatataaccattttttaaaattaaaaaatacaattattttaAAGTAAGACAAGAAAGAAGTAATATGcatttttttttccaaacttaTAAAGGTCAAGAGTCTTACTGATTAATTTTCTAATGACATTGCTAAGTATGAAATAAAGGAACATTTTGTctttattcaaattttttttttttttttgaggaataTCTTGTCTTGTACGTACAAGTTACATGATTTATCAATGTGTTAAATTAGTATACTATTTTTCATAAGATAACAATTACTCCTATATGCCATGTAGATCAACCTAGATTAATGCTCTATGTAACAGTTTCTATATTTTGTTGGTGCCATCTATTTGCGAAAAGGTTAAAATTCAGTTTATTGGTGGTGGTTGAAAACGTTAAACTATTccgtttatttttaattactctAATCATATTAATAGTAACTACACGAAAAAAATAGTTTAACTTGTGGTCTCTAAGAGACAATGGTAAACCCTATTCTCATTATGTAACTTCCTATCCTTCTTAGTGTTCACATGGAAGCTCTGtctctgaaaaataaaataaaattcttttTTTGTTTGTCTTACACAACTATCCATACTCTTCCAATGTTGCAACATTGAATTTTGAGAACTCTGACTTTGTGTTTTTGGTTTGTGGTTTGAATGATGAATCTTCCCTCATTATAAAAAACTTTGTAAGGGTTCCCAAGAAATTTGTAGAAGTTTGGTTTTGCTAATACATATATTTTTCACAAATCTAGATAGTTAAAATTGGCTTAAAAATGGAATGTGGGATGATGATTGTAGTCTTTTCGCACTAAAAAATTGGTAGGTTCAGAGAAATAAAGGGTCTatttattttgacttttttaaaaaatgatttttatagtgttacaaaattttgtgaaaaaatttttaaatttttttttttataaaagcttcaaataaaaattgtatttgaatagatattcttaaaatgtgattttcaaaaattcaaagaaaaaatccattttttttaaagctgaaacaaacaagCCCAAAATTCTACCAGCATGACTCATGAAACTATCCTCATATATCGCCTTACCTTGGCTATTGGTAACACGGCGGACTACATCCTCTATAGTTTTATCAACCCTCGACATGAGTACACAAACACATCCATTGGTAACATAGGAGACTACACATCCAATGAAACACCCTCAACCTCCCTTTCATTATCATTAACATTGATAGAAGTTGTCTTGAAACCTTTATTATAGAAAATTATGGCTAATCATTTGTGAATCATCTGTTATTGGGAATTTCAAACATTCTTTAGGAAGAACATCAAACCAACCATATTCGTTATTGTGAAATTTAAAGGTTCAATAACACCAAGGCCTTTTATGTTTGGGACAAAAAAAATGACAACCAACGAAATGACTTTAGTGCAATACATATTAAAAAGgagaaaacacaaagaaactgtGGACCTAATTAGACCAAATAATAGGAGAAAACAATTATGATTCACTATACTTCAaaattgttacaagagattataaGATGAGTTACATGAAAATTGTCATCAAAGTTCCTAAGAACAAActctattttctacccaagtctTTCCTAACCTCTCCACTTCTTAATATGTGAATCACGTAAATCCTGATGTTTAAAGTGTTTCTCAAACCCATTTGATAATCCCCCTGGCTTTGAAACTTCTATAATAATATCCTTGGAACTTCTACCCTTCCTCTCACTTGAATTTATACACCTTATGCAACTCGTACAATACTTATCATCGAACGAATCCGAGAACCAAACTATCTCATTTTGATACCTACGAATTGTTCACTTGCTCGCCAAAATATTAGCACTACTATAACATGTTTTTCCAACTTAACTTTAAACTAGGGGTGATGCCAATTTAACTATCAACCACCTTATTTCTCTCTTCAAAACTTAAAGCACTATTTAACAAATTCGATTAACTATGAGGAATGCTTGAATCTTGATCTTGACAATGATTTTGTGAACATATCTTCTAGATTTTCTTATGAGGGCACCTTAAGAACGAGAATCTCCCTTAACTCGATCATGTCACTTATAAAGTGCAAACGAATATCAATGTGTTTTTTTCTCAGGAATAAAATTTATGGTTGGTCAAATGAATGTCACTTTTCCTATTTAAATTTATCTTTATACATTTTTGAGTTGTCCATAACTCCCCATTATAACCTCCtagcccccccccccctttcCTATTTAAATTTATCTTTATACATTTTTGAGTTGTCCATAACTCCCCATTATAACCTCctagcccccccccccccccacacacacacacacgtgtgtgtgtatatatatatatatatatatatatatatatatatatatatatatatatatatatatatatatatatatatatatatatatatatatatatatatatatcccatgATCCCTTCAACAAGGCAATATACTCCTATTTAGTATTAGATAACATGATCATTGATTGTTGATTTGTCTTCCAACATATGTTGTCCCAAAcaacttaaaataaaaaacataatatggTTTTTATAGTGTCTGTATTACTTGCATAATCTAAATCTATAAAACCCTTCAACTTGTCATCCTCTTGATATTTTCCATAAACCAACTTATTATGTCTGGTCTAGTTCAAACTATACAATACATATTGCTTCTAACCTTCACTCGCACCAGGATTACTCTTCATTATCTTTTTCTCTTCCTCAATTTGAGGACTTGGATTAACTAAAAGATTTGCATGATGAGTGTTAGTAATTTTAGAATCTTGTATTCTAAACCACTATCCCACTTTCTTCAAATAACTATATTATGATAAGAAAAATTCACTTTTCTTGCGGTTTCTCATAATATTTATCCCCAAGATTCTTTTAGCTTTTCCAATATTTTTCATCCAAATTCACCATTCAAGATCTTCTTGAGCTTGGAGTTCTCTATCTTACTAGAAATTGCTATCAAAATATAATCATTCTACATAAGGAGGTAGAAAGTGACTTTTTCATTCCACTTTAATATGTATACACAACTATcgttattaatttttataaaaccatgtttaaaaataaattcatcAAACCCACGATACCATTGTATTGGGCTTTATTTCAACCAATACAAAGTTTTCTTCAACAAACATAACTTAGCCTTATTTTACACAAAACCTTCAGGTTGTTACTTGTAGGTTGTCTCTTCAAGGTTTCCATGTTAAAAAGTTATTTTGACGTTTGTCTAGTCCAACTCAAGATTATATTGATTACTAATAGCTATAAGTATGTTGTCTATAATGTTTTACTACatgtgaaaatattttattgtaaTCAATCCCCTTCATATGAATAAAACACTTTTCTACAAGTCTTTCCTTAAACCGTAGTTCTTCAATTCTTGGAATACCTCTATCTTTCTTAAAGATCCAATTGTTTCCAACAAGCATTTGTTTCTTATGCGGTCTCACGAGCTCATAAGTACAATTATTCATCAGTGAATGTATCTCATAATTTACAAATGTTAACCATCTTTGACCATCTTTATTTCCGACTTCTTTTCTGAAGGTCTTTAGTTCAGATTCTTAAACCCTTTAGCTGTTATTAATGCACCATGTGAAATATTCAACACCCCACAATCAATTCTAGTGCATTAGCCTGCATCATTAAACACTTATAAAGGACGGAAAACTCTCTTAAGCTTTAGAACATAGCTAAGCTTTTCTACAAGGGACTCATGCAACCATCGAATATTTTTTGTCTAACTATACAAATATCATGAACTTTGCAAATCTTAATGTTTTCGAGCCAAACGAATTCACCTTCTTTTAGATCCAAAGTTTCAAAATATTCTTTCCTCACACGCATGTGATAAGAACATCTAGAGTCCTTAAGCAAACTCTTCTCTATCTCTAAAACTGTCACCACTAGTGCGTTAACACTTTCATAAACAAAATCATCCTTGCTCCCTATTTTGGGATAATCATTTTTGAAGTGATCGGGTTTTGTGACAAGTGAAGCATTTAAAATTTAACATATCCAGGAACTTGTATTTAGATTTGGACTACATTGATATCTTTCCTTTCTAGTTTCCTTTACTCTCACTCCTTCATACTGAGACACTTAATCTTTCCCAACTATCGACAATCTTCAAATATTTCATCTTTGACAACTTATTTGATCTTACAGCCGCCTTGAATTCATCCAAAGGGATAATACCTTATTTCCCATAAATAAATATATCCTCGAATTTCACAAAGGACATAGGGGATGATCTTTACAAGAGTAAAACCTTGTCCTCATCATTGATTTTTACCTCAATATTGTGCAAATAATCAATAGTTTTGTGAAGTTTTGCTAACTACGCTATAATAGAATTATTCTTAACTATACATAAATAATAAagtttttatttcacaaataataTGTGAGTCACAAAATAAATCATATACATTGATTCAATCTTCATCCACGTCTCATTTGCGATCTTTTTCCTAGAGACTTCCATTACATATTTATCTTCAAGAAACAAGATAATGACACTTATAGTCTTATCCCCCATTATAGTAattagggctggaaatgagtcgagttgagtcgaactcgcctcaactcagttcgactcgttaagaattgaccgagtacgagttcgagttcgagtttaagtcgaacttttttttcagctcaaactcgactcgttaagaattggccgagtttgagttcgaattcgagtttatcacgaactttttttcagctcaaactcgacttgttagaagttcaagAACATCTCGATTCAACTTGTTAGATTactcttgttaggttcaactcgcttatttcacggacttaaaagtaattttttaaagtctactcttatatatatatatatatatatatatatatatatatatatatatatatatatatatatatatatattgaagtacttatatatatatatatatatatatatatatatatatatatatatatatatatatatatatatatatatatatatatatatatatatatatttgacattttaaattaatagtttttaaataaaagttataagattgaatttatatgatgttaattttatttgtataattatttgtagaaattttttctcacttgagaatataaattatcaatataaccgttagattaaaataaaatatgatactaagtttagagaaaatcttcaaagctACTCTTAAGGACAATATAATCTATTtgatatataatcgagttgactcatgaacctaacgagtcgaactatgtatagttcaagttcggctcatttagttaacaaacttagtttttagctcatactcagctcatttggttcatgaaccaagttcaacgatttaattttctaatcgagtttcaaactattttcgagttagtttggttcattgccagccctaaTAATAATCTCTTAATGTGTTAGGCTTGTAGACATCAATGCATCTCTCTATAATGGTTCCACGCACCTTTGTTTAGTAAATATCTATTGCATCTTCACCTTCAATAACCCAAAGTCATTGTCTTCGGAAAAAAAAATTGACGACTCATTTGGAACTCATGGTGCTCCCCTATAAACTTACCTCCCCCGTTTCCCCATAATGGATGCCAGTTATTGTGAAATTAAAAGGTTCAACAACACCAAGACATTTGATGTGTGGGACAAAGCACAGTGGTATCCGACCAAATTGATCAACTGAAATGAAAATATTAATGGCAAGAACACAAGGAAGTTgtttacaaattttaattaaatttatctaCTTTAGGGGAGAGACAAGCTCTCTTGTTAACGATAATTCATAATGGTTAAAGATATTTCGAGATGAATTACAAGAAAATATTCTTCATAGTTCCtaagaacaaaccctattttccaCCTAAGTGTTTTTTAATCTCTCAAACTCTTAATATATGTATCACACAAACCCAAGGTGTTAGATGTGTTTTCCAAACCCCTTTGTTAATCCCAAAGGCTTCTTATCTCCAAAAATAAAATCCTTGAAGATTCTACACCTTATGCAACTCTTACTTATAACAAGTGAGAGAGGACCATATTTATAATTGCTGAAACCCTAAAGATCctaatttattcaaaaacatgATCCATCACCAAACGAATCCTAGAAGTAAAGTGACCCATCCCCATACCTACGAACCACTCGATCACTTGCCGAAAAGCTTGCATTATTGAAATAAAATTTGCCCTTTTTCTCAATTGAGgttttaagaaatattaaattttatgcaTCTCCATTAATATATACAAAGGCTTCGATGACTCAGTTTCCTACACAGATTCGTCCCTTTACGTAAACCTTGTCAATACCCTAACCAACTTGTACCACAAatatactatcatcatttaaGACATCAAAGGATAATTACATTAGAGCAGTATCCTAAAAATCACCAACACTTCATGTGGAGGAAATCAATATGTTGACTTTATGGTTAGACTTATGTCACTTCTATTAAAGACCTCATGGTTAACGCCTCTACTCCATTGAGTATAACCTCATGCTCAAAGGGTCGATGCGAGAATGTCATATATCCGtactttgttttgtttgtttttacgaGTTTATTTTGTTAGCCTTGTACAAATATATtctgaaaaattaattttaaatgactaTATTAAATATTCTTCGATAAAAATACTTCTAATGAATAATGATAAAGATACAACGTGTAATTtcacataaatttattattttattattaaaatattaaatttggtattatatatatatataactatttatTGTATACGATCTTATCTTCACTAATTAAATTTATGAGAGTTGTTTTTTTCGAAGGTATACAACTCGCCTTTCACTTGTTTCTCGGTTCCATTTCGCTAAATCTTTATGAATTGAGAACTCAATATTATCTTTATATAAGATTCTCTCTAATTTCACTTTATTGTATGCTTTATGACATCTATGTAGTTTCTACATCATTCAAATACACTTGTTTTAATTGTAAAttattctctttctctctccttcTCCTTATTTCTtgctaactattattattttttctttgaattgTTATGACTAACTCAACGCTCTTCAATTTTCAGTATCAAACAACTATGAGTAATCGACAAAGAAAGAGGAATTTATTGTTAGATCTGAACAACATTGCATTAGACGAGTCTTCGCACGATGAAGGGGCCTCTGAGTCTATATATGTTCCCATAAATTATCTCGAGGAAATTGACGACGATGTTGTTGAATGTTCACCTCGAGATTTTGCTCAGGTTTATGTCCATTAActtttttcattttatatattattCTCGTTGACGcgatttatttttttaactacaacataaataattatcattatatttatattatttttattaaacttaGAATTActtgttctttattttcttttatctttttttttgtcATAGGCCGTGGCGAATGCAGGGAGAACTCGTAAAAGAATTGCAATTGACTTGAATTtgggtgatttttttttttagatttcaaAGTGAACAATAACATTTGTGGTTCAACTTtactttattaaaattttatatgtggATTATCATTTTATTGTTGTTTTGTAAGTAGAAATGATAAGTTGTTATATTTGTgatagggttaatagtcatttgccccctGTAATAGTAGtgatattcggtttaccccccttttaaaaaaaaaatttgttttacccccctataatattaaaattgtaagtcttttgccccctaagagggaaaattatccccctgtaaaatatatttttttgattttactccCTGGTTTTTACACATTTAGGGGGTacccaaatattacaggggggtaaaccaaaatttttttttaaaaggggggtaaaccgaatatcgctactattgctggggggcaaatgactattaaccctttgTGATATTATGAAATATTTATCGCCTTACCATAGCTATACATAATTAGTCTATTAATTACCACCTTTCAAGAAGACATAAGAATAACATATCATCATTGTTGAATTTTTCTCATAATAAGGATATATATTCTTATATGATTAAACGGTGAATAACCATTTTTAAAGCTCAACAATTGATATAATCAATTCATTGTCAACCACCCTGTCCATGCTCGAAAAGGGATACACATCTATAGGGGAGACTTTATTCAGGATGTTGTAATCAATTCACATCATCCATTTATCATATTACCACACTTTCAAGCTAAATCGAATGTTCCACTTCACTAATGGATTATCCACTCATCAATTTTTCTACATCCTCCAAGACTTCCCTCATTTTATTTTCACCTAGATGCATATTCTTCAATGTAATTGGTTGAGCCTTGTGACTTATTTACAATCGATGAAAAATAATGCCAATCCTATCCTAAGCATGTCTTTTTTCGATTATAGGAATGCATTTTTATGCCTATTTTCCATTACAAAAACAATTGTACTCTCTCTTggattttttatgaaattaaactTTTATCTCATTTCTTGAGGAGGCCACTCAGTCTTAAACTTAATTCTCATTCATATTTTTGCAGAATATCAACCTATGCCAACACCTGTTGAAAATTATAGAGAGAACATGGAAAATTCAACTCTTCCATCAGAGAACATAGAGAATCCAACTATCCCAACACCTGTTATGAACTATACAGAGAACATAACTGAACCAATTGGTCAAAGTAATATAAATTTGGAAGTCATCATCAATGAAGTTGTAAGAAAACTgttatcttatttaattttttactcTTTTTTGTGATTAGATTGTTgagttaaacttttattttatagaCTGAAAATGACAAAACGTCACCAGAAGCTAACAAGGAAGAAGCTAACAAGGAAGTATCTGACCCTAATATTCAAGTTGTTGAACCTCCAAAAGAGCCTGAACCTCCAAAAGATCTTATCTTAACCTGCCCCATATGTATGGAAGCTTTTGTTGAGGCAATGTCAACTGTGTGTGGCCATATCTTTTGCAAGATTTGCATTAAAAAAGCAATATCAAGACAAAAAAAATGTCCTACATGTAGAAAAAAGCTTACATGTAGAGGGCTAAGAAGGGTGTTTATTCCATCTTCTAGTTGAAGGTATGACCCTAACTTATAAGTTGGTATTAAGAAGTTTTATTTGGTTAATTAGTCTACTTTGTTATTATTATGACCATTaataatttgttattattatgaTCATTATTTATTGGCTCAAGTTGTCTCCATGTAGTCATTTAGTTAGGGGTA of the Vicia villosa cultivar HV-30 ecotype Madison, WI unplaced genomic scaffold, Vvil1.0 ctg.001256F_1_1, whole genome shotgun sequence genome contains:
- the LOC131634219 gene encoding E3 ubiquitin-protein ligase BRE1-like, with the protein product MSNRQRKRNLLLDLNNIALDESSHDEGASESIYVPINYLEEIDDDVVECSPRDFAQAVANAGRTRKRIAIDLNLEYQPMPTPVENYRENMENSTLPSENIENPTIPTPVMNYTENITEPIGQSNINLEVIINEVTENDKTSPEANKEEANKEVSDPNIQVVEPPKEPEPPKDLILTCPICMEAFVEAMSTVCGHIFCKICIKKAISRQKKCPTCRKKLTCRGLRRVFIPSSS